In Carassius gibelio isolate Cgi1373 ecotype wild population from Czech Republic chromosome B17, carGib1.2-hapl.c, whole genome shotgun sequence, a single window of DNA contains:
- the LOC127975799 gene encoding otoferlin-like isoform X2, which translates to MKRSKHRASKDDGKGQDEPAILETEDMRMPDPDTISLASVTAVTTNVSNKRSKPDIKIEPSAGRPVDFQVNVTVIEARQLVGLNMDPVVCVEIGDEKKYTSMKESTNCPYYNEYFVFDFHVPPDVLFDKILKVSVIHSKNLLRSGTLVGSFKLDVGTVYTQPEHQFFHKWATLCDPDDITAGCKGYVKCDIAVVAKGDTIKTPHKANETDEDDIESNLLLPEDVPAERQWARFYLKIYRAEGLPKMNTSIMANVKKAFIGENKDLVDPYIQVQFAGQKGKTSIQKSSYEPIWNEQIVFTEQFPPLCRRMKVQLRDSDKVNDVAIGTHFIDLQKIANDGDKGFLPTLGPAWANMYGSTRSYTLMDEYQDLNEGLGEGVSFRARLLISLSVEILDTSSPDVMSSTEVQVEGIPNIPDNATGKLEEFFLFGCFLEATMIDRKIGDKPINFEVTIGNYGSEVDTPTKPKTKNKKGGDGDDEESELIHGSSDEEVDDSGDMTSVSTTPPMKPVITDRNYFHLPYFERKPCIYIKSWWQDQRRRLYNANIIDRIADKLEDGLNDVQEIIKTEKAYPERRLRGVLEELSNGCSTFVTLANNDQNQAGKTKLDRERLKLCMQELENMGQQAKNMRSQVKKSNVKDKIKLAQNFLHKLRFLSDEPQHSVPDIYIWMISNNKRIAYARVPSKDILFSSVDEETGKDCGKVQTIFFKLPGKKSFGPAGWTVQAKTELYLWLGLNKQRKDYLNGLPNGFEENKAVKVPGIHSSPPISLIYTMKQIFQLRVHLYQARSLFAADSTGLSDPFARVFFSTHSQVTEVLNETLCPTWDQLLVFDNVELYGEAGELRDDPPIIVIEIYDQDTVGKADFMGRTFAKPLTKMSDEYYGPPRFPPQLEYYQIYRGNCTAGEMLAAFELLQIGPAGKADLPPIDGPSDFDRGPILPVPIGIRPVLSKYRIEVLFWGLRDLKRVNLAQVDRPRVDIECAGKGVQSALIQNYKKNPNFSTLVKWFEVDLPENELLHPPLNIRVVDCRAFGRYTLVGSNAVTSLRKFIYRPSDKSVNSWSAMEEVVIHTEPEPVVKKTETVVKLDSASDAVVKIDMPDDEKGGKGKKKRKKGEEAEEEELDESMLDWWSKYFASIETLTEIIKAQEAEAEEKEDFESGEGTRKKRGKGNKNKAMPAQVPEKKHKIEELKMYNRELEYEFDTFEDWLHTFNLYRGKCSDDADVEQNAADEDRLIGKFKGSMCIYKVQALEDVSREMSFDANMGMFQNIPHNDPVNVLVRVYVIRATELHPADINGKADPYISIKLGKTEIKDKENYISKQLNPVFGKSFDIEATLPMDSTLTVSIYDWDLVGTDDLIGETKIDLENRYYSKHRATCGLSASYAIHGYNVWRDPMKPTQILAKLCKDGKMDPPQYGPGGKVKVANRVYTGPTEIEDENGLKKQTDEHLALAVLNRWEDMPRIGCKLVPEHVETRRLLNPDKPGMEQGRIELWVDMFPKDMPAPGPAVDISPRKPKKFELRVIVWNTDEVVLEDDDIFTGEKSSDIFVRGWLKGQQEDKQDTDVHYHSLTGEGNFNWRFIYPFDYLQAEEKIVISKKESMFSWDETEYKIPARLNLQVWDADHFSADDFLGAIELDLNRFPRGAKTAKQCSIDMVINEQDMPMVNIFKQKRIKGWWPFVARDENDELEITGKVEAELHLLTGEEAEKSPVGEGRNEPEPLEKPNRPDTTFLWFLIPLKAVRHLVCNQYKWLVIKIVLVLLLLAMLGLFLYSMPGYMVKKLLGA; encoded by the exons TATCACTGCTGGATGCAAAGGCTATGTCAAGTGTGACATCGCAGTTGTGGCGAAGGGCGACACTATCAAAACTCCCCACAAAGCAAATGAGACAGATGAGGATGACAttgagag TAATCTTCTGTTGCCGGAAGACGTCCCGGCTGAGCGTCAATGGGCAAGATTCTATTTGAAAATCTACCGAGCCGAGGGGTTGCCCAAAATGAACACCAGCATAATGgcaaatgtcaaaaaagcttTCATTGGAGAAAATAAGGACTTGGTTGATCCATATATCCAAGTGCAATTTGCAGGGCAGAAG GGTAAAACTTCAATTCAGAAGAGCAGCTATGAGCCTATCTGGAATGAGCAAATAGTTTTCACTGAGCAGTTTCCACCACTGTGCCGGAGAATGAAAGTCCAGCTCCGTGATTCGGATAAAGTGAACGATGTGGCCATCGGAACGCACTTCATTGACCTGCAGAAGATTGCTAATGATGGAGACAAAG GCTTTCTTCCAACTCTTGGGCCGGCTTGGGCCAACATGTACGGGTCCACACGCAGCTACACGCTCATGGACGAGTACCAGGACCTGAATGAAGGACTAGGGGAAGGGGTGTCTTTCAGGGCCCGGCTGCTGATCAGTCTGTCTGTGGAGATACTGGACACCTCCTCTCCTGATGTAATGAGCTCCACTGAGGTGCAGGTGGAGGGGATACCCAACATCCCAGAT AATGCCACAGGAAAACTTGAAGAgttctttctctttggatgttTCCTCGAAGCCACTATGATTGACAGGAAGATTGGAGACAAACCCATCAACTTTGAGGTTACAATAG GAAACTATGGCAGTGAAGTCGATACCCCAACCAAGCCAAAAACAAAGAATAAGAAGGGTGGCGATGGAGATGACGAGGAGTCTGAGCTCATTCACGGGTCCAGTGATGAGGAGGTGGATGATAGTGGAGATATGACATCAGTTTCCACCACTCCTCCAATGAAACCAGTCATCACTGACAG AAACTATTTCCACCTCCCGTACTTTGAGAGGAAGCCCTGCATCTATATCAAGAGCTGGTGGCAGGACCAAAGAAGACGACTTTATAATGCTAACATCATTGACAGAATTGCAGATAAATTG GAAGACGGGTTGAATGATGTGCAGGAGATCATTAAAACAGAGAAAGCCTATCCTGAGCGCAGACTCAGAGGAGTCCTGGAGGAACTCAGCAATGGCTGCAG TACCTTTGTAACTTTGGCAAACAATGATCAGAATCAGGCTGGGAAGACTAAACTGGACCGGGAGAGACTGAAATTGTGCATGCAGGAATTG GAAAACATGGGCCAGCAAGCAAAGAATATGCGATCACAAGTAAAGAAAAGTAAtgttaaagacaaaataaaactGGCACAAAACTTCCTCCACAAGCTGAGATTCTTGTCTGATGAG CCTCAGCATAGTGTTCCAGATATTTACATATGGATGATAAGCAACAACAAACGCATTGCATATGCCCGCGTTCCCTCCAAAGACATCCTCTTCTCTTCTGTGGATGAAGAAACCGGAAAGGACTGTGGAAAAGTCCAGACCATCTTTTTCAAG cTCCCTGGTAAGAAAAGCTTTGGACCTGCAGGCTGGACCGTTCAGGCTAAAACTGAGCTGTATCTGTGGCTCGGCTTGAACAAGCAGCGTAAGGACTACTTAAACGGCCTACCAAATGGTTTTGAGGAGAACAAGGCAGTAAAAGTGCCTGGCATACATTCTTCGCCCCCTATAAGCCTGATCTACACAA TGAAGCAGATCTTCCAGCTGAGGGTTCACTTGTACCAGGCTCGCAGTCTGTTTGCGGCTGACAGCACAGGTCTGTCAGACCCTTTTGCCAGGGTCTTTTTCTCCACCCACAGCCAGGTCACAGAG GTCCTGAATGAGACGTTGTGTCCTACATGGGATCAGCTGCTGGTGTTTGATAATGTGGAGCTCTATGGTGAGGCTGGTGAACTGAGAGATGATCCTCCTATAATCGTCATCGAGATCTATGATCAGGACACTGTC GGGAAAGCCGATTTCATGGGCAGGACATTTGCAAAACCTTTAACCAAGATGTCAGACGAGTATTATGGGCCACCACGCTTCCCTCCTCAGCTGGAGTACTACCAGATCTACCGGGGGAACTGCACTGCAGGAGAAATGCTGGCGGCCTTTGAACTGCTGCAG ATTGGACCAGCTGGAAAGGCCGACCTGCCCCCAATAGATGGCCCTTCAGATTTCGATCGTGGTCCAATCCTGCCTGTTCCTATTGGCATAAGACCTGTCTTGAGTAAATACCGAATTGAG GTTCTCTTCTGGGGCCTGAGGGACCTGAAGCGAGTGAATCTGGCTCAAGTTGACCGTCCCCGTGTGGACATCGAGTGTGCAGGGAAAGGTGTTCAGTCAGCGCTGATTCAGAACTACAAGAAAAACCCCAACTTCAGCACTCTGGTCAAGTGGTTTGAAGTG GACCTGCCAGAAAACGAGCTCCTCCACCCTCCTCTGAACATCCGTGTGGTGGACTGCCGGGCATTTGGTCGTTACACACTAGTTGGCTCTAATGCCGTCACATCTCTACGCAAGTTCATTTACAGGCCATCGGACAAGAGTGTCAATAGCTGGTCTGCCATGG AGGAGGTTGTGATCCACACAGAGCCAGAACCAGTTGTGAAGAAGACTGAGACAGTGGTCAAACTCGACTCA GCATCTGATGCCGTGGTTAAGATCGATATG CCAGATGATGAGAAAGGTGGGAAAGGGAAAAAGAAGCGAAAGAAGGGTGAAGAGGCGGAAGAGGAGGAGCTGGATGAAAGCATGCTGGACTGGTGGTCCAAATACTTTGCCTCCATTGAAACTCTGACAGAG ATCATTAAAGCACAAGAGGCAGAAGCTGAAGAAAAGGAAGATTTTGAGTCTGGAGAAG GGACCAGGAAAAAGAGAGGAAAAGGAAACAAGAACAAAGCCATGCCTGCACAAGTACCAGAGAAGAAGCACAAAATTGAAGAGCTGAAG ATGTACAACAGAGAGCTTGAATATGAGTTTGACACCTTTGAAGACTGGCTTCACACTTTTAACCTTTATCGAGGCAAGTGTTCAGATGATGCTGACGTTGAGCAGAATGCAGCTGATGAAGACAGACTGATTGGCAAATTCAAG GGATCCATGTGCATCTACAAAGTCCAAGCATTGGAAGATGTGTCCAGAGAAATGAGCTTTGATGCTAACATGGGCATGTTCCAGAACATCCCACACAACGACCCCGTTAACGTCCTCGTCCGAGTCTATGTGATCCGG GCAACAGAACTGCATCCTGCAGACATCAATGGGAAGGCCGACCCGTATATCTCCATCAAGCTCGGGAAGACAGAGATCAAGGACAAAGAGAACTACATCTCCAAACAACTCAACCCTGTGTTTGGAAA GTCTTTTGATATTGAAGCGACGCTCCCGATGGATTCCACCCTCACCGTGTCCATCTACGACTGGGATTTGGTGGGAACCGATGACCTGATTGGGGAGACAAAGATTGACTTGGAGAACCGTTACTACAGCAAGCACAGGGCAACATGTGGTCTCAGCGCCAGCTACGCAAT tcatggCTATAATGTGTGGAGGGACCCAATGAAGCCAACCCAAATCCTTGCCAAACTCTGCAAAGATGGAAAAATGGATCCGCCCCAGTACGGCCCAGGGGGAAAAGTCAAAGTGGCGAACAGAGTTTACACGGGACCGACTGAAATTGAAGATGAAAATG gACTGAAGAAACAGACAGATGAGCACCTGGCTCTTGCTGTTCTAAACCGCTGGGAAGATATGCCACGGATCGGCTGCAAACTCGTCCCAGAGCACGTGGAGACGAGACGTCTGCTGAATCCAGATAAACCTGGGATGGAGCAG GGGAGGATTGAGTTGTGGGTGGACATGTTCCCGAAGGATATGCCTGCGCCTGGACCCGCTGTCGATATTTCACCAAGGAAGCCAAAGAA GTTTGAGCTCAGGGTGATCGTGTGGAACACAGACGAAGTCGTTCTGGAGGACGATGACATCTTCACGGGGGAAAAATCCAGTGACATATTTGTTAGAGG ATGGCTGAAAGGTCAACAAGAAGACAAGCAGGACACAGACGTCCACTATCACTCTTTGACCGGAGAGGGCAATTTCAACTGGCGCTTCATTTACCCCTTTGACTACCTACAAGCCGAAGAGAAAATCGTCATCTCAAAGAAAGAGTCCATGTTTTCTTGGGACGAGACGGAGTATAAAATTCCTGCTCGACTGAATTTGCAAGTGTGGGATGCGGATCACTTCTCTGCAGATGACTTCTTGG GTGCAATTGAACTAGACCTGAACCGGTTTCCTCGTGGTGCGAAGACAGCCAAGCAGTGCTCCATTGATATGGTGATAAACGAGCAAGACATGCCCATGGTCAACATCTTCAAACAGAAGAGAATCAAAGGCTGGTGGCCATTTGTGGCCCGGGATGAAAACGATGAGCTGGAAATTACA GGAAAAGTAGAAGCAGAGCTTCACCTGCTGACAGGTGAGGAGGCCGAGAAGAGTCCCGTTGGTGAAGGACGCAATGAACCAGAGCCTCTGGAGAAACCAAA CCGCCCCGACACTACATTCCTGTGGTTCCTTATCCCGCTAAAGGCAGTCCGTCATCTCGTCTGCAACCAGTACAAGTGGCTGGTCATCAAAATTGTGTTGGTTCTGCTGTTATTAGCGATGCTGGGCTTGTTTCTGTACAGTATGCCAGGTTACATGGTGAAAAAGCTTCTAGGGGCTTGA